The nucleotide window CGCAAGGAGCTGGTGTACCGCAGCCGGGCGCCCACCATCTGGTGCCCCGAGTGCCAGACGGCCATCGCCCAGGCCGAGCTGAGCGACCTGGAGCTCCCCAGCGAGCTCGTCACCCTCTCCTTCGCCGCGGACGGCGGGGTCCTCCCCATCGCCACCACCCGGCCGGAGCTCCTCCCGGCGTGCGTGGCCGTCTTCGTCCACCCCTCCGACGGGCGCTGGACGCACCTCGTGGGGACCACGGCGACGGTGCCGCTCTTCGGCCAGCGGGTGCCGGTGCTGGCCGACGACCTGGTGGACCCGGAGAAGGGGACCGGGGCGGTGATGTGCTGCACCTTCGGCGACACCACCGACATCGAGTGGTGGCGCCGCTACTCGCTCCCCTTGGTGGAGGCGATCGGCCGCGACGGGCGGATGACGGTGGCCGCGGGCGAGCTCGCCGGGATGACCGCCGCCGAGGCGCGCGGAGCCGTGGTGGCCGCCGCCGGGGAGCGTGGGCTGGTGACGGCGCGGCTCCCCATCACCCACGTGGTGCGGGTGCACGAGCGCGACGACACGCCGGTGGAGTACATCGTCACCGGCCAGTGGTTCGTGAAGGTGCTGCAGTTCCGCGACCGGCTCCTGGCGGCCGGCGAGCAGGTGAAGTGGCACCCGCCGCACATGGGGGCGCGCTACCGGGACTGGGTGGAGGGCCTGAGCTGGGACTGGGGGATCTCGCGCCAGCGCTACTTCGGCATCCCCTTCCCGCTCTGGCACTGCGACGCCTGCGGGGGCGTGGTCACCGCCGACGAGGCGAGCCTCCCGGTGGACCCCGCGAGCGACGCCCCGCCGCGCGCCTGCGCGTGCGGCAGCGCCGAGCTGCGGCCGGAGACGGACGTCTTCGACACCTGGTTCACCTCGTCGCTCTCGCCGCTGATCATCGGGCGGATGCTGGACGAGCCGGAGTTCTTCGCGCGGACCTTCCCGATGACGCTCCGCCCGCAGGCGCACGAGATCATCCGCACCTGGGCGTTCTACACCATCGCCAAGTCGCTCCACCACCTGGGCCGCCTCCCCTGGCGAGACGTGGCGATCTCCGGGTGGGGCCTCGCCGGCGAGGGGATGCAGAAGATCAGCAAGAGCCGCGGCGGCGGCCCCATGTCGCCCCTGGAGATGATCGGCCGCTACTCGGCCGACGCCGTGCGCTACTGGGCCGCCAGCACGGGGCTCGGCAAGGACTCGGTGATCAGCGAGGAGAAGATCCAGGTCGGCGCCAAGCTGGTGACCAAGCTCTGGAACGTGGCCTCGTTCAGCCAGCGCTTCCTGGACGCCTACGCGCCCGGCGGCGCGGCGCCGGAGGGGCTGACGGCGGCGGACCGCTGGATCCTGTCGCGGACGCACCGGCTGGTGCGCCGCTGCACCGAGGCGCTCGACGGCTACGACTACGCGGCCGCCAAGGCCGAGGCGGAGGCGTTCTTCTGGCGCGACCTGGCCGACAACTACCTGGAGCTGGCCAAGCACCGCCTGTACGACGCGGCAGGTGCGCACCACCCGGCCGCGCGCTGGACGCTCGGCCACGTGCTGCTCGCCACCCTGAAGCTGTTCGCGCCCTTCCTCCCCTACGTGACGGAGGCCGTGTACCGCGGCCTCTTCGCGGGCGGAGAGGCGGACTCCATCCACCGCTCGGCGTGGCCGGCGGTGGAGGCGGAGTGGATCGACGACGCGGCCGAGGAGCTGGGCGAGCGGGTGATCAAGATCGCCACCGCGGTGCGGCGCTACAAGAGCGACCGGCAGCTCGCGCTGGGGACCGAGCTGGCGCTCCTCCAGCTCGCCACCGCCGACGTTGCCCTCGCCGAGGGGCTGCGCGGCGCGCTCCTCGACCTGAAGAGCGTCACCCGCGCGCGGGAGCTGGCCGTAGTGGACGCGCTGGACCCGGCGCTCGAGCGCGTCGAGGGCGGTGCCGGGGTCGCGATCGCCGTCGGCCGGTAGCCCCCGCGCGCGTCCGGGCATGGGCGTGGCGGCCGCTGGAGACGTCGGGCGAAGAGGGTGAGCAGCCCTGTTCTTCGTCGGGGACGAGCGGGACGGCGGAGTGGGTCGGGACGGCGCGCCGGGCCCGTCGGGATTCTCCCGAAAGAAAAGGCCCCGCCGGTGGGCGGGGCCTCGTCTCGATCGTCAGGTCGTTGCGGCGGCGTCACGGGATGAACTCGTAGGCGCCGATGTCGGGGAAGGCGTCGCGGAGGTTGCCCGCGTAGTCCTTCCCACCGAACGTGTAGCCGGGCTTGCCCGCGTTGATCGCCGGGCTCCCGCTCTGGAGCCGGAGGTTCGAGAAGTAGCTCACGAAGAGCGGGTCGGCGATGATGTTGCCGATCGCCTCGTTCCCGTTCGGGTTCTCGATGCCGCGCCGCGTCGTCGCGGTCGAGTGCCAGGTCAGGTTGTTCCAGATCTTGTTGCTGGTCCCCGCGAGCACGCGGATCTGCTGCTGGGTGCGGGCGTCGCCGTTGTTCATGGCGATGTTGTTGACGACGATGTTCCGGTCGCCGTCGTTCACCAGGAGCCCGGTCGAGCCGTTGTCCACCAGCGTGTTGTGGGCGACCGTCACGTCGTAGACCCCGGTCGCCGGGAAGTTGTTGTCGTGGAGCGAGATCCCGCGGGCGGCGTTGTTGACGAGCAGGTTGTGGGCGATCACCGTGCCCGGCCCGGTCGTGGTCTTGAAGTAGATGCCGTGGTGGGTCTGCGTGTCGGTCCCGTTGTCGTGGATGTAGTTGAACGTGATCGTGTAGTTGTTCGACTCGTCCACGGAGAGGCCCGCGTCGGCGTTGCCGAAGCGGATCTCGTTCCGGGTGAACACGACATGGTGGTTGTCGTGCAGGTACACCTGGTTCGTCACGCCGTCGATCGGCCCCTCGAACACCAGGTGCTGGATGACCACGTAGCTCCCGGTGCCCACGAAGGCCTGCTTGACGATCGGCGTCTCGCCGGGGTAGCCGCTGAAGACGACGTGCCCACCGGTCGCGCTGCCGCTCACCGTGAGGCTGCCGCCGTTCGGGTAGGTGCCGCCCCGGATGTAGACCGTGTCGCCCGGTCCGACCTGCCCGCCCGCGCCCGAGAGCGCGTGCTGCAGGCTCCACGGGTTCCCGATCGAGCCGTCGGCCGTGCTCGAGCCCGTGGGCGAGACGTAGAAGACCGTGGTCGGCGGCGGCGGGGCCGCGCCGGTCGTCGCCTCGGCCACGTTCGAGTACGCCGAGTTGCCGTTCGCGTTGTACGCCCGCACGCGGTA belongs to Longimicrobium sp. and includes:
- a CDS encoding valine--tRNA ligase, with amino-acid sequence MPLPKRYTPETAEPELERFWSETGVYHFDPGADRPAFTIDTPPPTVSGNLHLGHVYSYSHADFIARFRRMQGDEVYYPIGYDDNGLPTERLVEKKLGIRAQEVGRPAFVEACLEIGEEAEREYQALWRRLGLSVDWRHTYRTIDAASRRVAQWSFLDLFRKELVYRSRAPTIWCPECQTAIAQAELSDLELPSELVTLSFAADGGVLPIATTRPELLPACVAVFVHPSDGRWTHLVGTTATVPLFGQRVPVLADDLVDPEKGTGAVMCCTFGDTTDIEWWRRYSLPLVEAIGRDGRMTVAAGELAGMTAAEARGAVVAAAGERGLVTARLPITHVVRVHERDDTPVEYIVTGQWFVKVLQFRDRLLAAGEQVKWHPPHMGARYRDWVEGLSWDWGISRQRYFGIPFPLWHCDACGGVVTADEASLPVDPASDAPPRACACGSAELRPETDVFDTWFTSSLSPLIIGRMLDEPEFFARTFPMTLRPQAHEIIRTWAFYTIAKSLHHLGRLPWRDVAISGWGLAGEGMQKISKSRGGGPMSPLEMIGRYSADAVRYWAASTGLGKDSVISEEKIQVGAKLVTKLWNVASFSQRFLDAYAPGGAAPEGLTAADRWILSRTHRLVRRCTEALDGYDYAAAKAEAEAFFWRDLADNYLELAKHRLYDAAGAHHPAARWTLGHVLLATLKLFAPFLPYVTEAVYRGLFAGGEADSIHRSAWPAVEAEWIDDAAEELGERVIKIATAVRRYKSDRQLALGTELALLQLATADVALAEGLRGALLDLKSVTRARELAVVDALDPALERVEGGAGVAIAVGR